The genomic window GTACATAGTTGGAATTGGCAATTTATTgatgtaaaatttctttttattttcaagagGGAAATTTTATGTTGATATTTAAATAACAAGGCATTTCTCTTCGATAGTGCAAGGTTCCTGACATCCTGACTAAACTAGACATCCTGACTAAACTAGAAAATGCATAATTTTAATAcagtgtttcatctttgaggCAGAAACAATTTCTAGGTTTgaataaatgcaaattaagagataaaattcatcataagatttttttaaaaattaagtctgtAGCTAAAGTACCTGCCTCATAAGCTTCATAAGCATGAAACTCTAAATTGGATCCCTAGTTCCACCCACATGCACCAACCCCCACTGTTGGTTCTTGGCAGCCCTGACAGCTCTGTTATgtgtgatccttggcactgccaaTCATTTCCAGCCTAATCACACCACAGTAAAGAGTATGTGAGCTCTACAACTGAAGGAtgtcacctccctccccccagtgaGCATCACAACTGAAAAAGAGATGtgcaaggctggagagacagtataggagctaaggcacttgtcttgtatgtaacagactctggtttgatccctggcgctgtCAACAGTCCCTTAGCATTGTCAGAAGTGAAATCTGAACACAGATCTAGGAATATGCTAGTTTCCCCTACAGAAACTAGTGAGAAAATGAAATCTTCAAAGGtggcatcaggggctggagagatagcacagcgggtagggcgtttgccttgcacgcggccgacccgggttcaaatcccagcatcccatatggtcccctgagcatggccaggggtaattcctgagtgcagagccaggagtaacccctgtgcatcgccaggtgtgacccaaaaagcaaaaaaaaaaaaaaaaaatcaaaggtggCATCAGAAATAGTAGCAAATCCTGCAAACCATATTGTTTGGACGTCTAAAAGGGTGCCTCTGAGTAAAGGAGGCTCGCAAATGATCGAAATGGGAAATGCCATGTTCCCCTTATATAGGCGGGATGTGACTTAGCGACAGGGGAAAACTTGACTGAAGGAACATggtaacacaaacaaaaataggtCGACGGGGCAGGAAATGTGGCTCAGGTACTAGAGCGCATCCGTCTGCTCTGGGATCGCCCCTGGTGGAGCTCTAGGgataaacccaggttagccatgagAAAGGCAAGGGTTTTACTAACTGTAAGATAGCTCCTTCAGCCCCCCTGGAGCACACTTGTGAAGCTGGGGTTCCTTCTTCCAcatgccctgcctcctgcccctcccctaaCACACCCTTTGCTCAGTTGCGGAGGGAGCGATTCACGAGCACATAGTAaccgcacgcggccaacccgggttcaaatcccagcatcctatatggtccccggagcaccgccaggggtaattcctgagtgcagagccgggagtgacccctgtgcatcgctaggtgtgacccaaaaagaaaaaaaaaaaaccttacaaaaACTGAGGCCAGAAGATCGTCCAGTGACTAAGGTGCTTGCTCAAGTCACCGACCTGGATTAAAGGGTCGCCTCGaggaggagtgatctctgagtaccaccgggtgtgatccaaacacagaagaaaaaagattgccgtctttagggccagagagacagtcctgccaatagggtgcttgctttgcacacagtccaTGGGgcttcaaaccctggcatccctaCATGGCAAGGCAGCCCAGAAAGTACCAAAGGAAACACGCAGCAGAAACAGCTACTCTAGACTTCGCGAGAACTTAGGGAAGGAGCAGGACACCTTGGGGAGAGGAGGCTCTGATTGGTTCCAGCCCAAGACAAGGAACCTTGCGGTGGAACGCCGCCACCACTGAAGCTGCTGAAAGACACTCAGGGCGTCTGCCCACAGACGCTGCGGAAAAAATCACTCAGGGTGCCTGACGCGCAGGCTCGAGACTCGGATGCCCATTGGCGGATTGGTCCCGgtgccccgcccctgccgctGCCCCTCAAATACCACTTCCGCTTCCGGCCTCGGGCTGAAGTGGTGGGCGGCTCGGGCCCAGACGAGGACTGTGGATGCCTGGCGGCGGGAGAAGACTTCGCGCGGCCCGTGGACTCCTGCGTGGGGGCGCGTCGGCCCCAGCGGGTAGGGAAGGACGCGTCGGGCGGATGCGGCCGCCTCCGCTTCTCTCAGGCCCCGCGACAGCCCTGGGGCGCGAAGGTGAAGCACGAGGCCCGAGGAAACGGGGCCGCAGGTCAGGGCTAGACCAGGCAGGAGGCACTGGCCCCGAGGCCGCGGGGCGCAAGGAGGGCAGGCAAAAGAGAATGGTGGGCCTGGTGTccaggaaagaagaggaggaaagtgAGAAGTCCGGTCAGGCATCTGGCGCCGAGAAGGCGGCAGGGTGTCGAGTGGATGGGCCTGGCCGTCTGACGGGCCCCTCCAAGCCGTCCAACCCGCGGGGCTTGGAAGCAGCGAAGGAGGCGGATATCCCCTTGCGTTCCGGAAGACACAGTAAGAAAGCGCTTTCGTGCGAGACTCCCCCTTAGTCCTTTGCACCTCACACTGCTTTCAACTGAGTCTCAGGACTTTTAGTTTGAAGTAATGCGGGTTTGTTTTACTGGTGCATAAGGTGTGACGGGAAGGggtgaaaacaaaccaaaaagaaaaaaaaagaaccccaagAATTCTCTTACGAGAGAATTCTCTTAAAATTCCTTAGCCCGGGGGCTGGGCCTACAGTActctgggtagggcatttcccttacaAGCTACCAACCCACGTTCCATCCCTAGCGCcatatatggtctctcaagctcagtcaggggtgattcccgagcacCCACAAGGTGTGACCTTAGAACAAAGGCAAAAAATTATCTGGGCCCAGTTAGGACCCCTTGGTAAGAATTGCTATAAGAGGAATTCCTACTAGTGATCCATTTTGGCCAGTATGAAATGATGTTGATAAAGGTAATCTAGCCGCTTTAGAATATGTACGTGTTTATATGTAGCTCCTTAACAAAttagttctttcattttaaaacaaatgcatATTTCCATGCAGCTATTCGGGGAAATAACAGTGGATggcttcacaatttttttttaaggtgcatTTTTCCTCTCCtcaatataaaatgttttctggtatgttttgttgttttgatcagccaaggaaaaaagaaaaattgctgaAGCCTCAAGTGATGTTCCACAACCAGGGATTGACCTAGTAAGAAAGGAATCATTAACCAGTCCGGAATCTTTTCAAACAGTAGAGTGCAGTGAATTTCAAAGTACGGTTTTCTTGCAATCTTTGAGTAAGGAAGGTTTTGTAGAAGGTATTAAAAGAAGAATTCGaataaaaaaacctaaaagtttAGAAAGCCCATCTctcaaaatgaaggaaaataagaCTACTCAAAATATTAAGGCTGAATTTCAAGATGAACTTTGCAAGAATACACCAAAATATTCTTGTAACAGCTTGTCACCtggaatagaaaataattctttttcagAATTATATGATTACAGTTTTCCCCAATCCAAGGAATCTAATGATGAAAGCAGTCTTGCATGTAAACCTGATGATAGATGCATGCAAGTACCAGAAAACTCGAAGTTAAAGGAAGAAAATCTTAGGAGTCCCATAGATAAGGGTAGCACAAATAATATTTCTCACTctgttaaaattaaagaaaacttaaTAGGAGTACATAAGTCACTGGCTGAAGAAACTGATTTATATCAAAGTAAAAACAATGGCTTGCTTTCCTGCCTTCAAAGTGAAAAAAACGAATATCCAGTAGAGGAGAACAATGTTTGGAGTAAATCTAGGAAAAGGAAACTGTCTGAAAAAGGAGATGAAATAGTTGCTGAGATGAACATGCCTAAAGTGTATAGCAAGTCAGAATTGGCATTACATGAAAATAAAGCAGATGTAGAGTGTAAAGAAGCAAAAATTTCAGAAGATAAAAAAAGTCCTTTAAAAGTTTTGAGAAAATTAAACCATAATACATTCCCTCTAATGGATCATTTAGTAAATCTTACAGAAacagtagaaaacaaaacaacttctGAACATCATATAAATGCTACATTTCAGAAAACCCTTGGGCCAGTTTTGAAAGAAGACACAAAGGATGCTTTAGAGTCCAAAGACTGTAAAAGCATGGAACCAGAAGAGTATTTTCAGTCAATGAAAAGCTCAATAATGAAATTACCCAGTGATTGCCATTCTGGTGAAAAGAGATCTGCACGGGAAGATGTGAGAATTGAAGCTGAAGAAGAATTGAAGTTAAGCTGTCGCAGAACAATACCAATGACTGGTAAAAGAATTTGGCCTTGTTATTCATGCGCTAGAGTAACCGCCCATTGTTGGAAAAAGGCTTCCTTGCCAGAATCAAATTGCTTTCAGGAAAGTTTAAGGCAGGATGATTTTCTTAAACACCAAACGAATCAAAGTCATGTAATTGAATCCAAATCACCGTTAGAAAGTTCTATAATCGAAACAAACAGTGAATCTATGAGTACAGAAAAGTTAGATTCTGATTTAAATTCCTTGTCTTCAATTTCTGCAGTAAAGCCAACTTTAATTAATATAAAGGAACCtataaataatgacaataaaaagATGACCTCAGAGGAACAGAATAGAGGCAGGTCAGAGGTACTACCTACTACTGAAGATAATCAGTTTAGTGTGACTCAGAGCCTAAcaggaagcagaaaaaaagatAGGGTGAATTTAACAAAACTTCATTTGACTTCCCAGGATGTCCAGGAAGCTAATAACTCCACAGGCAAAACTATAAATCGAAAAACGTGCGTTGCTAAGCAAACACTTGTTCCAGATTTGGTTAAGATACTGAATACAGGACGTCTgactaattttaaaattcctcTACTTAAGAAtaagacagaaaagagaaaagaagtaaatGCAAAGTCATCAGGGAGAGAAGCATATAGTCCCCTAGAGCTTCTTGATAATTTATCCGGAGCAGAGGTCAGAAAgagtagaaataaagaaaatgtttctacAGTAACTTCAGGATCTAAATCTTTGAGCATACAAAGTAGTATAACTCCAATGCAAGTTTGTTCTGACTCATACTATAGTAAGAATTCTTATGGTGTTTCTCCAAGCTTTTTAAAGCAAGGCGATGATAATTCCTCTAATCAAATCTTTGAACCAGGCAATATTATTTCTCATAAGGAAGCTGTTTCTTTCACAGTTGAAAATAATACTTTCTCTTATAATCCCGGGTGTATAGAGAAGCAGTCTTCCTTCTGCTCTGATGAACAAGAAACATTTCAACCAGTTTCCTCTGAAGTTAGTGGTAGAAAACTGACTCAGAACTTTTCAGAAATTAAAGTGGAATTTCCAGATATTCTTAAAGCATATGAAGATGATGTCCTCTTAATTGATGTTATTCAAGATGACCCAGACCTCTTTGGCGTCTCTACCGAAGGGGAACTCTCACTTACTTCAGAGTCCCCCATGATAAACCAGGAACCCAATGTTGCTAAAGAGCATCACTCCGTAAACTCCAAGCACATGGAACTTCCGGGAAAAAAAGAGCCAAGTGATGACTTAAGGTATGCATCTTCAAGTATAACTTTTTGGTTTAGATATTTCAGGAGTACCAAAAACACTTTCCTTTCTTAAGTGTCACTGATTAATTTAGTGATCATTGaagcttcatttttaaaaatctagttaaATGTTAAAGCATATTGCATGTAAGACCTATACATGTCATACTAAAATTAGAGTTAAATTAGCAATTTATAGTATGTATAGATGTACATGTGTTGAATATTAATGAAGCAAATAAGatgttcaaatttttaaatagttgataAGGAGTCCTTTTAAGTTAATGACTTTGCTTCTTTTATaactcaaatttatttttgtttttaattataactATACAGCTATGTTTCAGCCAAGTTATTAAAAACAGTGCCACatattttaacacattttctATGGCTTTCtcattatatacttatattttcaaagaacagAGAAGCCTTGGAAAAGTTTATTTGAAGTAATTAGATCTTGAGAATAGAATCTAAAACCAATTTTAAGAGAAAAGCAgcatgtatttttgtgtgtgtgaggtttttacttttaattttaaggtGATGATTTTCAATTACTCTGGCTCCCAAATAGGGGAAGTTTGCCTAAAACAGCTATAAATGGAATCAGATATTAATCCTGTGCTCAGAAGCTTGGTCTATTCTGATCGTcccaattttatttacatattttacaaattttctgtAGTTCTTCCAGCTCcagttaatatttatataatactttaATATTGGAATAATTCACAAACTTAATGACATTTAAATTCtctgatatttataaaatttagttttattatattattccCGATGTTCTTGATAAGAAGAATTTATAACTTCCTACCAAATAGAATTCTTTCAATGTGGTCAAGGGAAAAGCTgcagttttctttatttaacaATATAACTAATAAAGTAGGATGGCAATTTGTCCATTTTGAAGATACAAAAAAGTGAAGAGGACTCCTGTCACTTCCCCAAGGTTCCACTGCTAATAATAATCTGGATTTAAACCTAGGtctgggagtcagagagatagtacttgccTAGCATATGGACTCTAGTCCTGTACTAAGTATGGTTCCCCCAGCTCTGCTAGGTCTGGACAGCTGAGTGcccttgtggccccaaaacaaaaacagaaaaacaaaacaaaacagacttttATAGTCTGACCTAAATTTCAAATCTTATTGCCACCGAATATGCACAATTTTTACAAGTCATATTCTTACCTGTAAAGAGAGAATGTTCTTGTCTGAGGGTTGTAAGGATTAAATCTAAGAACTAAGAATTGTTGGGGAATATTTAGCATGATACAGAGAGAATAAGTAGCTAGAACTCAGTAGAAGGTAGTTGCTGATGCTTTTCCTTTGAGTAATACAATGATAAATCAGAGCAAATTCTAAATTCAAGAGCTAACATTTGTTTACTGACAAGGAGTTGATGGTATACTATCGTCAAAGCTAGACATAAATGTGAATTGGGcaagtttatttttttggagtAATACTGTGTTTATTCCATTAAATGGTGTGTTTATTCCATTAAAAGGGGAAATCCATAACCACAAATAACAAATTAGTTGCTAAGAATTTGTATGCCCCGTTCCAAATATTTTCCTACATGGATACATGAAtgtaattttagaaaaatcagaTCATGCCATATTTTagttaaaacattaaattattatCCTTAGACAGGGAGTAGGAGAATTGAAGTGAAAATAAGGGTACTGCTCAATCAGTATATTTCTTTACTATAAGAAATTAGTTCCTAAAAGTTTCTCTCAATAAAATTACTTAAACATTTAAGTTTCATTATCATCACTTCTGAAACTTACGCTTTAAGTTAAAGACTGTTCTGTATTTAAGTTTGATTTAGTTCTCTTTACTTTCCTCTTATTTGGTTCATTTTTTAATTGGCTAGATTTcagagcaattttattttttgaaaaagggTTTGATTGTTGTGTTCTCTAAGAATGTGGCTACATAAAAATGACTTGTCTAAGAGCAagttaagtataaaatataaaatcttttgtCTGTGTTTTTCTCTTCACAACTATATAGTCTTGTCTCTCCCtgctttttggggttttttttttgaacttttttttttttcttaattgaatcaccatgagaacagttacaaagctttcaggtttaagtctcagtcatataataatcaaacacctatcccttcaccagtgcacatgttctatcaccaagaaccccagtatacccccccactccccaccctgcttgtgtggcagatgattttcactttactctctctttgctttatttacactcaatttttgacagaaaacccactattattatttggaatatttccccaacaatcagacctgccgaaatggcatcattaaatcatttgttttctgttgctgataatgaagagcatataatgttGCATGGCCGCAACAGTGTCCACGTGGTTtcagaattctggtattttagtagtaGTCCAGaaatatttctgccagcagccgctgcattccgatattggtttgtgtgcctctgggatcatggctgttcaggagcggaagAGCCGTTCATGGCCGGCTGCTCGGAATCCTGTTTGGGCGGGGGTCAGGGCTGGTTCTGCTCTCCCCCCCCATGGCGAGATTTCCCaagcgccccatcactgcaagcttttacctCTCTATCCAATTGGCTCTGGAAGAcagcggtcaccatgctgccgcaaaggggaaaaggccgaggaaCAAAAACCctccccctcctggggcagcatgggaccaaccatagcttagttcatagtccaggagcatttctaccagcagccgctgcattctgagattggtttgtgtgcctctgggatcatggctgttcaggggtgAAGTAGCCACTCCTGAACGTCTTTTTATATATTAGAAAAGGTGGCGTAAGTGGCtgtgcggtttggagaaatagtcctggtccccacataccggagccatgttagttagtagaagctcagtgtcgccaggattccatctggagaaagcggggactctgcaccttctccatctggggcaccccggtatTATCGGCCCAGTCTCCTCCCTGCTTTTTGACTGAGGTTAAACTTTTTGAATGCCCCTATCAAAATTACTGTTTCCCCcatttatactttttgttttgggtttgttaaTTACATATCCATCTTTCCTTGACAAGGGGAGCCATTTtgatttgtaaaatttattttaaattttctactttctaattGTCTTTAAGCTTTATTTTCAGACATACTGGTTATacattttttacttcatttttatctGTCTCAAGTTCTGTTTTCAGATAATtagaaattttcttccttttaaattttttattattgttactattattattttcagtttatcggtcacatttggcagtgctcaggagttattgctggttatgagctcagggattactcttggtagggTGGGAGACTATATGCTGTGCTAGGGAAGTAcccaatcagccacatgcaagccaagtgcccaacgggctgtattgtttctctggaagtttcttttacttttagttGACCAGTTTTTATATTCCTTCTTCACTTTTAGGAGTCTAAGAGGCTGAAGCCTAGAAGAATGGGCTACTATAGGTTGTACAAGTATAGAAGAAGAATATAGGAGAGCTAGGCCCAAATATTGTTAGAAACTCAGAACTGCCTCTTATTGTAAATAAACCTGAATTGATAGCATTGGTAGTGTtacactacacttgatcttagccaaaaggccaagaagcggCCActcggggccccttggaggggatgggctccagcttccctccccaccccaagcagagctcacgGCGGCCagagaccaccggaacctagctgcagtcatgctggaggctcctctctacacgtttggacaggtctcatgcatgaaggtactggcagaggaacccaggtgtgtgtaatcccatcaatggtcaacatccagagacttaaaagcaagctctcagaagcgcggcCGCAAGCGGCctcgcgatatctttagcctgcttctccctttgggagaaactggcagtcttctgagagtttcctgcccacatgggacagccttgcaagcttcccatggtgtatttatatgcaaaattcagtaacaagctggatctcattcctgtgaccctgaagagcccccagtgcaacatcattgagagggccaagtccagatggacttctaagatctcagggaaaggacgaaatgagatgttactgggcctgcccaagaaatcggtgtttaatgggctatcgtgattgtgatcgtgattggTAGTGTTATAGGGGGCTCAGGTGcccagttgttttttgtttttgttttttgctttttgggtcacacccagtgttgctcaggggttactcctggctctgcactcaggaattactcctggcagtgcttggggaccatatgggatgcccgggattgaacccaggtcagtgcaaggcaaatgccctacccactgtgctatcactccggccccatcagGTGCTCATTTTCTTTTGTCCTTAAATAGTCAAAGTTGAAAGCAAGGGACTAGAGATCAAATGAATTCAGAAAAGACTTTgttaaaggaaagggaagaaggcagaAAAATCTCCTTCCTTTTTATGGGAGGGCTTTCCTAAAGAAGGATTTGAGAAAGGCAGAAACATTTCCCCTTTCATGGGCCTTTAACAACATTTCTTTATTGTGTTCCAAGGATATTGTTCATTAAAACAGGagggagaggatgctaaaatgattattttgtgtTCAGATCAAGATAAGGCCTAGGTCAAGGTTATCAGGCACCATCTAGGCTACCCTTGTGACATTCCATAGGGAATTATTCTCTAGGGCCATATCCTGAGTCCCACCCTACCTGCTCTCCTTATGACCCTGTCATTCTTGGCTGTAGCCTCAAATGTAATTAGGGAGAATTTGTAAAGTTTTAAATTATGATGGGATACTGTCAGTCTCCACAGAGAGGAAAGTTCATTATTAAAACCCAAAGAACTAGGAACATGTTAAAATTTACTAACAGTAGAATTCGATAACACTACTAATGAATTTGGAAATGTGTCGTGAGTGATACTggtaaaacttttaaattagcCTCATTCAAGGAGGATGATCTGAAAGCACAGTATCAGTGCTATACAATCTGTACCAATACATAAGACTTTCTTCAGCAATTCTGAAATATGCTGAAGTTGAGTTAGCATGTATAGTGGATCTAATACTGGCCCAAATGAATTAAGAGCTGAATTCAATTTTTAGAAACCAGGgactaaagaaatagtacagtgggtggagtgcttttcttgcatgcaactCACCTTCGTTTGATCCCAGCACATCATATTACCTCAGTCCTGCcaataagtaattcctgagcacagagccaggaataaaccctgagcacagatggtgtggcacaaaaacaaaaccccaaaaaattcAAACCAGGGAACTCTTCTGGACCTGGGTCAGGGACTGTtgtcttcactttattctttccccAAAGCCTAAAATAAGGACAGGTTAAATCCTTACTTCAAAACCTTTGGCTTAGGTTTGTAGATAAAAAGGAGAATGCCTCAGGGGATCAGCCCACAAAGGTATTTATTGATCACTCGGCAACCCCTCCCTTcctagggaaggaaagaaagaaggatgtacttttttcccccttttctttataaaaactgCTTATAAttgtacaacaacaacaacaacaaaaaggttttGGGGGAAACAAGTCTACCTTCTTCTCagatttctctctttccccactcTCAGcttaactgcatttttttttcttttcactttatattttggGTATGTTGCCTATACTGTAAAATTTTACGCTTATTTCCTACAACTGATACCTTGTGCTGGATAAATTATTTCTCTTACTAGAACAATTTTAAAGCCTTAAAATCCAAATGGATTATCTTTCCGTAGAACATACAACTAGTATCAGAGCTGAGATCTAAACCCAAAGCATCTTACTGCAGTCTGTCTCCCGTCCAAAAGCTACATGATAATTGCATCTTGGTTCTCTCTATGGTTTTAATCTAATTAACTTTTTGGGGAtcccttctttcatttcttcgtATTTAAAGTAGTGAGTGCGGCAGAATGAAGAGGCAGTCTCATTTTTCCTTTCTGCTCTCTTGGGCCACATAAACGATTATTCCTTGTCTTTGCTAGAATCAATAGTATTGTACTTGATGGAATAATAACTTGTAATTATCAGGAGACCCAGCACTTCACAGCATGGCATCAGGCTCGGAAACTAACGACCCAGTGAATTTAATAGAGTACTAATTCTTTGCTTTTTAGCCATTGTTATCTGCAGAATAAATTGTTCTAGTAGATTTGTAAACAGACCTATTCAGAAATAGAATATGTGAGTGTGAAATTAAATGAACATTGATCACAATAAGCTAGTGAACatctcaaaagaaaacaagattcTGAATTTTCTTAGGCAGTAGTTTTAAACTcctattaaaagaatttttttattgaattgccacgagatatacagttgcaaagttgtttatgattgaatttgtcatacaatgttcgaaaacccatcccttcaccagtacacatttcccactatcaatgtccccagtttccgcCCACTCATCCCCCACTCTTCTGCCCCTACATTGCCCCTACAGTCTCtatgacaattttctttttttttctttttcaagtctttttttttattagtgaatcaccacagggtaagttacagacttataaactttcgtgcttgcgtttcagtcatacaatgttcaagtacccatccctccaatgcccattttccaccaccagtggtcccagcattcctcccaccatccccccaccacagccctgcctctgtggcagggcattcccttttgctctctctctccttttgggtgctgtggtttgcagtagaggtactaagtggccatcatgttcagtctataatctaatttcagcctgcctctcccatccctggtgggcccttctagcaccctttacttggtgatcccttctctgtctgagctgcctttttccccagcatggaggccggcttctaagctgtggagtaatctactggtacttatctctactgctcttgggcgttagtctcccattctgttacctgTTACtttaattccacaaatgagtgcagtctttctatgtctggccctctctttctgactcatgtcacttaacatgatactttccatgttctcCACCTATatgccaatttcatgacttcatcttttctaacagctgcatagtat from Sorex araneus isolate mSorAra2 chromosome 4, mSorAra2.pri, whole genome shotgun sequence includes these protein-coding regions:
- the TOPAZ1 gene encoding protein TOPAZ1, translating into MRPPPLLSGPATALGREGEARGPRKRGRRSGLDQAGGTGPEAAGRKEGRQKRMVGLVSRKEEEESEKSGQASGAEKAAGCRVDGPGRLTGPSKPSNPRGLEAAKEADIPLRSGRHTKEKRKIAEASSDVPQPGIDLVRKESLTSPESFQTVECSEFQSTVFLQSLSKEGFVEGIKRRIRIKKPKSLESPSLKMKENKTTQNIKAEFQDELCKNTPKYSCNSLSPGIENNSFSELYDYSFPQSKESNDESSLACKPDDRCMQVPENSKLKEENLRSPIDKGSTNNISHSVKIKENLIGVHKSLAEETDLYQSKNNGLLSCLQSEKNEYPVEENNVWSKSRKRKLSEKGDEIVAEMNMPKVYSKSELALHENKADVECKEAKISEDKKSPLKVLRKLNHNTFPLMDHLVNLTETVENKTTSEHHINATFQKTLGPVLKEDTKDALESKDCKSMEPEEYFQSMKSSIMKLPSDCHSGEKRSAREDVRIEAEEELKLSCRRTIPMTGKRIWPCYSCARVTAHCWKKASLPESNCFQESLRQDDFLKHQTNQSHVIESKSPLESSIIETNSESMSTEKLDSDLNSLSSISAVKPTLINIKEPINNDNKKMTSEEQNRGRSEVLPTTEDNQFSVTQSLTGSRKKDRVNLTKLHLTSQDVQEANNSTGKTINRKTCVAKQTLVPDLVKILNTGRLTNFKIPLLKNKTEKRKEVNAKSSGREAYSPLELLDNLSGAEVRKSRNKENVSTVTSGSKSLSIQSSITPMQVCSDSYYSKNSYGVSPSFLKQGDDNSSNQIFEPGNIISHKEAVSFTVENNTFSYNPGCIEKQSSFCSDEQETFQPVSSEVSGRKLTQNFSEIKVEFPDILKAYEDDVLLIDVIQDDPDLFGVSTEGELSLTSESPMINQEPNVAKEHHSVNSKHMELPGKKEPSDDLRELPSLDLELMKSEVCAPLLTANEIKHDSKGENLGEVTDETSKNEKLGDFGEQIKSSDLNEKLSFLDKVTVKEEKENDYEDCKSKESRNAEIVVGEYQLAAVGPPKPLCLLSVPPLNLSTQQENTLLKPWMNDFRFPGKHPVIKLQNPEVCEIFKRDKNTGVFQKPLGLVIPHRYCKFHFNTLRGCERTQCKFAHLPEQGDEKICMDIFKKYISINEVCLLQRAANMFMEYYRKFPPSIHFDLQVLNDLLISLLKHCLLKEVFQVVNLSIMVKIMPALNILLKIFEHVAVMKLRNTVPVLIDILRKLVEAGMVLEPEHFNYIIKLLYQVQASKQEITAVLDIKSRLQMRQLKKTWKCDLESALNEIEICKEKGDWTKLGNVYINVKMGCENFADFQRFCICVTETLTKDCNEERPGVPFCEFAEAVSKDPQHSEVDKTLLGRIGISALYFHHKVLQWSKGRKVLDKLYELKIHFTSLKGLTGPEKLASRCQIVNIAVEIFLKSGSLDGALWVLRESKWTINTPLWPCDRLDVLNRHNLLCTIAHEILAKSLYRQTFEVLQNLPGLQNSQETVVVSQYSLLFNKLLDACIESNSLGMSSSVAEFMISKNIPIDFSFLRRLITSLGRSSLWLKARAHYRNAVLLGCYPILEGNFYRKLLMLPSYLSEIEMLFAIEIFLVSNASSIQSPGPSTQTLQIVLKRCEENKTRSKDDYQAAVERLIMAARISDPKLFVKHMTVNVNKEQVYSMEHCSALKWLKGNMKWAGKFWLFSNQSNKRKKLEIWDWFEMLLTGCIGEGATKTMKTARGLTAVKVQRKMQTLEEMSIFNYSDVLGKPEDATLVRSDFRNAERS